In Acropora muricata isolate sample 2 chromosome 13, ASM3666990v1, whole genome shotgun sequence, the DNA window CTTCAAAGCAAGAATGAATCGTCAgttccatcgtcctggtaacGTTAAGCGAATGGCTGGTACTAAGATACTAACTTATGAATTATATCCATATAAATGTCAAAGCAAATTTAAAAGTCAatcctcatcaaccttcagttttaatcgtctttcctagtcaaatgttaaagtacatacgattttttaCGGGATATGCATGGTGTTTTTGGTAACAAcgaggagagcaccagttaacagcaattgttggttatttcgatgatcaagttgtCGCAAAAAGGCCATTATTACCTATCACTAATGAGAGTGTCACACTGCCTTTTTGTGCTTGTGGAGATTATttgtggagttgacgaaaaatACTTtatctcatagtcaactttcttttaagctagaaaaaaaaaaacattgtaacgtgacttaccttaactgaaaaggaaacacaAGGGACCACACAGAAGAAACGCTCtagaagttatcatctgataatgtttatcttctctttgtttcattttgctgcttccatgaaaattttggccccAATTAGGGAGTAAGTATGCCTTACCTCCTTTCCTTGTTTAtcttttgactttatttaaatagaAGGGAACATATgcagcccgagataagggcttCTCAcgagctttaccttgtaagtgaagtgttaacagtgcgcaataaatcctctctaatattctttgagtggaagccCTTTATATGGAGGCTTTTTcgtttggtttgtgtcaaatggtgtgtgttttcaaagcaagagtTATTCCTCACTTGCATCGTGCTGGTAActttaaaggagtggctggttttaagatactaactaaATTAtatccatacaaatgtcggagtaAGAGTCCATCCTCAttaaccttcagttttaatcgtctttccaactcgaatgttaaagtacataggattttttaaggaatatggtgtttgtggtaacaacaaagAGAGCACCACTTTACAGCACACGTTgattatttcgatgatcaagttttcgcaaaaaggcgattattacctatggttgatgagagtggcacacggtttttttgtgcgtgtggagattatatgtggagtagacgaaaaacacttcgtcttATAGTTAACTTTCTTACAAGCTagaacaaaaaaacattgtaaagtgatttacctcaactggaaaagaaaaaaacaaaggaacacacggacGAACCTCTCtagaacttatcatctgataatgtctatcttctctttgtttcaatttgtcacttccatgaaaattttggcctcaattagggggTAAGTATGCATTACCTGCTTTCCTTGTTTAtcttttgactttatttaaataaaagggaacataagcagcccaAGATAAgagctcctcaccagctttaccttgtaagtgaagtgtttagagtgcgcaataaatcccaTCTTATATTttttgagtggaagcgcttctaatccAGGCTTGTTCCTTtagtttgtgtcaaatggcgtgtgtttttaaagcaagaattaatcctcagttccatcgtGCTGGTAACCTTAacggagtggctggttttaagatactaactgaaaTATATCCATACAAATGTTGGAGCAAGTCCAACCTCATTAACCTTTAGTTTTAATAgtcttttcaaatcaaatgttaaagtagTTACAATTGGTTTAGGaatgtggtgtttgtggtaacaagtAAGAGAGCACCACTTAACAGCATAAGGTGGTTATTTCGACGATtaagttcttgcaaaaaaagCTATGTTTACCTGTCATTGCTGACAGTGGcatgtgttttttttctgtgtggAGCTTACATGTTGAGTTAATTaacgaaaaacacttcgtctcatagtcaattttcttataagctagaaagaggcattgtaaagtgatttaccctaactggaaagcaaagagaaatgaacacacggaagaagctctctagaacttatTATCTGGTAATGTCTATCGTTtccttgtttcattttgttgcttccatgaaaattttggcctcaattagctggtGAGTATGCTTCAGCtgcctttcttgtttatctttgactttatttgaataaaatgcaacaaaggcaGCCCTAGATAAgtgctcctcaccagctttaccttgcgAGTAAAGTGTTTCgggtgcgcaataaatcctctcttagaTTCTTTGAATCGAAACGCTTTCTAAGGAGGCTTTTTcgtttggtttgtgtcaaatggcgtgtgttttggaggcaagaattaatcctcagttccattGTCCTGGTAACCCTAAAGAAGTGGCgggttttaagatactaactgaattatacgCATagaaatgtcggagcaaaagtccaacctcatcaaccctcagttttaatcgtcttttcaactcaaatgttaaattACATACGATTTTTTAAGAAATATGGGTTTTTTGTAACAACcgggagagcaccagttaacagcataggttggttagttcgatgatcaagttcttgaaaaagggcgattattacctatcactGATGAGAGtgacacttttcttttttgtgcgtgtggagaATATttgtggagttgacgaaaaacacttcatctcatagtcaactttcttataagccagaaagaaaaaaacattgtaaagtgacttaccttaactggaaaggaaacacaagggagcacacggaagaagctctctacaacttatcattTGATAATGTCTGTCTtccctttgtttcattttgctgcttccatgaaaattttggccccACTTAGCGAGTAAGTATGCGTTACCTGCTTTCCTTGTTTAtcttttgactttatttgaataaaagggaacaaaGGCAGAACTAGATAAgtgctcctcaccagctttaccttgcgAGTAAAGTGTTTAgggtgcgcaataaatcctctcttagattctttgagtggaagcgctttCTATGGAAACTTTTTcgtttggtttgtgtcaaatggcgtgtactttcaaagcaagaattaatcctcagttctaTCGTCCTGGTAatcttaaaggagtggctggttttaagatactaactgaattatatcCATACAAATaccggagcaaaagtccaagcTCATTAAccctcagttttaatcgtctttcaaTTCAAATTGTAAAGCACATACGATTTTTTAAGAAATATGGGGTTTTTGTAACAAGcgggagagcaccagttaacagcataggctagaaaaaaaaaacattgtaacgtgacttaccttaactgaaaaggaaacacaAGGGAACACATGGAAGAAGCGCTCTAAAACTTagcatctgataatgtctatcttctctttgtttcattttgtcccttccatgaaaattttggcctcaattagtgaGTAAGTATGCGTGATCTGCTTTCCTTGTTTAtcttttgactttatttaaataaaagggaacataagcagcccgagataagggctcctcacaaGCCTTACCTTGTGTTCCCGACAACGCAGCAGGCCCTGGGAACGAACGAACATTTCCCGCTCCTTTTGAGTTTTCGTGACGAACATTGCGTGCTTATCAAGCCATTGCCCTCTGATCGATTTTCATTCTTCTCAAGAATAGCGTGCAGGGCACATGGCTTGTTGAGTACCAATAAATAAGCGTGTTTTATGTTAGGATTTATGAGATTTACATGTATATTCCAGTTATTGTGGACAAATTATCTATATTGTCTTTAGTTTTCGTGAGTTCCATCTCAATATATCGCAGAGAAGAGGTGATATGCTGAACATGTTGATCTTTGACCTTGTACTGTTAAAGGGTTTCTTTGTTTATACAAACCGATTACTGTTCATTGTATGTTACTTCTTATACCTATGATTATATCGTTTTGCCGTTGTTGGTAGAAAATTGTAAACCTTTAATTAAGCATTTAATCCTTCGCTCCGAATTTGCCCGAAATCggtaaacatatttttttttgtattatttcttATTctgtgcagcatgattattaaACCAAGCCCAAATTTGACATCACAACTTCTCCACGTTGTTCCCGTCCGAGACATTTTCTGGTAGCACAGCGAGGTTATACCTTTATCCGAAACCGTTTAACTCGAAATTGAATCTCAAAACTCCGTGATGAGCACCACGTCCCGTACACCGCTTATCCTCAACAATGACAGTGTTGTTCCACACGGACACGCAAGCGAATCGAGTCACGCCATGACCGGAAATTCGACCGATTTTGAAGTGTTGCTTAAAACCATAGACCGTGTCTCGTCACGACATTCATCGGTTTCCCGTTACACGAACTCGAAGTCAAACTTATCGGTACGCTCAAAATCCAGTGACCTTATCAAAAGAGCCCGACTGGCAGAGTTAAAGGTGGTACAAGCCCAGAAGGAGGCGAAGCAACGCGCCGAAGAAGAACAGAAACAGGCCGAAGAAGAACTGCGATTTATTCAAGAAAAACGACGGCGTGAGGAACAAAGGAGAATTCGTGAACTTGAATACGAGGTAGAAAGGATTCGTCGAGAAGCCCAGGTCGAGCTagaagaagaaacaaaggaTTCAGAGAGTTTAAACAATCGCCTCCGTGACTTTGTTGACCTAAATGGCCAGGATCCGTTACTTCCCCAGGAAGTGCCCTTAAACATTACAGACCATCAAGAATCACCGGATCCGCCCTGTTCCCCGCCAACCCCTGCTCCTCCGCCCACGATACGTACGTCAACTGTCCGTGAAACCCTTCTCCCGTCAGGCAATGAGCAAAATCACCTGGAAAATACTGGAGAGTCTCTTACCGAGTCCTGGATCCGTAACCTTAGTACTTCCCCGGAAAGAAAAGTTCAGGAACAACCGAAATCTGGGAAAGAAGGATCGTCGGCATTCATGAAATCTCTCCCTCGTTTGGAATTGCCGCGCTTCTCTGGTAACCCTCTCGAGTGGCCGCACTTCATTTCAATGTTTAAATGCCTCGTTCACGATATGCCCCTGACCGACACCCAACGAATGACCTACCTTCAACGCGCACTCATCGGAGACGCAAAGAGAGCCATTGGCGGAATGCTAAATCACGGCAATCTTTACAGAAATGCCCTTCTTGAACTGGAAGAGCAGTTTGGCAACGAAAAGACTGTTGCCGAAGCCTACCTGCAGACCATCTTCAATCATCGCCAAGTTACTGAAAACGACTTTACTCAGCTACAGTCGCTGTACAACACCTTGCACATCGCGGTTGAAACCCTTAAAGGACTCGGCTATAGAAGTGACTTGGAAGCCACCGATAACGTAAGACGTGCCGTCCACAAGCTGCCTAACTCGTTGAAGGTAGGTTGGGGAGAAACGAAGATGGAAATTAGTCCAAAGGTCCCGTCACTACACGATTTCGACCTCTGGTTACGTTCATGTGTTCGCGCTAAAGCCTCAGTCGCTGAGAAAACAGCGTAAGCCGCCCCTCCGTCCAGAAGGAAATGGATGGAGACAGCGCCCACCAATTAAAGGGCTAAACGGGCCGCTCCCATTAACAACCCTCACTATAGGCGTCGGCGAACCAAATACCCCTACAGCAGAACCAAATCCCTGCTCAATCTGTTCGCAGCGTCACAACATCGAAGACTGCAGTACTTTCAAGGCCCTTAACGTCAACCAACGTGCTCAGCTAGCGAAAGAGAAGAGACTGTGCTTTCGTTGCCTCAGGCACCCCTCGAACAATGACCACATGGCCAAATCATGTAATCTTCGAGGACGATGCAGAATAGAAAACTGCAACAGACCACACCACCCACTAATTCACGGAGCAGCACCGGTCTTCGTGGGAACATCGTCATTCGAGACTTCTGCTTCAAACTGTCCCCATTAACGTACAGGCACCCAAAAGAGGCCATCAAAACGTATGCCCTCCTTGACTCCGGGAGCCAGGCCTCCCTAATTGTAGAAGAATTTGCAGACAAAATTGGCCTTCAGGGTGAAACAAGCGTACTTTACCTCGGCACCGTAAACTCCGCCCACGAAGCCAAGCCTTCCCGAAAGGTCGCCTTTAATGTTGGCGCCCTTGGCGGACCAAACGCCAGAGAAATCGCGGGGGAGGAAGCCTGGACCATCCCTCGTCTCAACCTCCCTTCGCAGAGAGTTACACAGCCGATGATTGACTCGTGGCCACACCTAAAGGGTCTTGACATTACTCTGGTAGACTCCAAAAACGTCATTGTCCTTCTCGGAGCGATGCCATATTGCACACCGAAGTGAGACGTGGAGCTCAGGGCCAACCAGTAGCTGTCAACACGGCCCTTGGCTGGACCCTGACCGGAGCCGTGAAAGGGTTCGTTCCACCTGAGCGACTACACGTGATGCTAATTCAACGTGTTCCCACGACAGACGACCTACTTAATCAGAAACTGCAAAACTGGTGGCGCACAGATTCCTTTGGAACCAAGTACCAACTTGAATCCCCTCGAACTCGTGAGGACAAAAGAGCTATAGAGATCCTCAAGAGCTCCGTCAGACATATTGGAGACCGCTACGAAGCCGGTCTTCTGTGGAAGGAAAAGGATGTACAGCTGTGCGATAACAGAGATGTCGCAGAAAAACGACTTAAATCTACTGAAAGATCTATTAAGCGAGACCTAGCCTTAGCAGAAAGGTACAGTGGAATAATAAAGGAGTATGAAACTGAAGGCTACGCCCGCAAATTAACTCCAGCAGAAGcggcaatgccgtcctcgaaaCGATGGTTTCTCCCTCACCACCCAGTTCTAAACCCGAACAAGCCAGGCAAAGTTAGAATGGTGATGGACGCAGCAGCTAAGAAAAACGGAGTCTCCCTGAATGATAATCTCCTTATTGGCCCAGACCTTTTAAACAGCCTTACTGGTGTACTCATGCGCTTCCGTGAACAAAGAGTAGCTATCGCAGCAGACATAGGAGCCATGCTCCACCAGGTCCTCGTGATCGAAGAGGATCAACCCGCGTTGAGTTTTCTCTGGCGCGAACTAGACATCAACCGCGCTCCGGACGTGTATCAGATGAGTGTACTAATCTTTGGCGCCGCCTCTTCCCCGTCCACAGCCAATTACGTGCTCCATAGGACCGCGGAGGATAACAGAGAAGATCCCGCCTTCTCTCAGGAAGCAATAAATGCCGTATCAAAGAATTTCTACATGGACGACTTTCTTAAGTCTGTGAATGACGTCACCACCGCGTCCCTGATACAGCAAGAAATGACGTCATTTCTCGCCTGTGGAGGTTTCAGATTAACCAAATGGAGCAGTTCTTCGCGAGAGGTGTTGTCCCGGATTCCCAGTCATGAGTTAGCATGCCCCACACTCAACCTCGATTTGGAGAACCTGCCGATGGAGCGAACTTTGGGGATGAAGTGGAATACGGAGTCACATTGTCTCTGCTTCTCTGTACGCCTAGGCCAGTCCGTACTAACCAAACGAGGCGTCCAAAGTAGAGTGTCGTCCGTATTTGACCCGCTGGGAGTGCTTTCCCCTTACTTGTTCCTTGCCAAGTCCTTAATTCAAACATTATGGAGGAAGAGAAAGCACGTGGACGAACCGCTAGATCCGGGAGACCTAGTCGTATGGGAGAAATGGTCAGCGGACTTGTCCTCCCTCCAAGAGTTCCAACTGCCTCGTTGGACAAGCATAGATAAACCCTCAGATGCTCTTGTTCAGCTTCATCACTTTGGAGACGCGTCAGAGAAGGGATTTGGCGCCGTTTGCTACATCAGATACACATTCCCTGACGGTCGGATCCACGTCTCATTTGTCATCGCAAAGAACAGAGTAGCCCCTCTGAAGCAGTTGAGCATACCCAGGCTGGAGCTTCAAGCAGCCCTTCTCGCCGCGCGACTCGCCGACACAGTTAAAAGAGAACTCGACCTTCATATCTCGGACACGATCTTTTCGAGTGACTCCAAAACCGTTCTATCCTACATAAGCAATGAAAGTCGCAGATTTCATACCTTCGTCGCCAACATAGTCTCCGAAATCCAAGACTCTTCTGAATCTTCCCAGTGGCGTTACGTCCCTACTCACCTGAACCCAGCAGACGACTGCACTCGGGGACTACACGCCTCCGAAATCACTCGAAAGTGCCGTTGGATTACGGGACCCTCCTTTCTAAGGCAAACAGAAGACACGTGGCCGAAGGAAATAGCACCTCTCCTCGAGGACGATATCGAAGTCAAGAAAACCGTCTGGACTGGGCTGTTAGAAGAAAACGGAAATAGCATCCCCGTCCCAGCTAAATTCTCGTCCTGGATCAGATATCGCCGCGTGGTTGCGTGGATCCTTCGCTTTGTTCAAAACACGCGTTTGCACAGGAACGAAAGGATCCTTACCTCCCTAAAGGTGCGAGAAATTCGTCAGGCGGAGGAAGTTTTGATTAAACGAGCCCAGTCAGAGTCATTTCCAGAAGACATCGAATATTTGAAGTCTAAGAAAGGACTGCCCAGCAGAAGCCGCCTGCTCCCCCTACGCCCTTTCCTTAGCGCAGACAGATTCCTACGAGTAGGAGGAAGGCTACGGAAATCCCCACTCCCGGAAAGTGCTCGTAATCCGATTATCCTTGATCCTAGTCACGCAGTTACCAGCTTGATAATTGCCCATTATCTCCAAAGGTTGTACTGCTCCGAAGTAGAACACGTTCTAAATGAACTGCGACAGAAATATTGGATCTTGAAGGGTCTCCGCGCTGTTATGAAGGTTTCATCTTCGTGTGTGCTGTGCCGCCTTCGCCGTTCGCGTCCCTGTCCACCCGTAATGGCAAATTTACCTGAAGCGCGCTTGGGATATGAAGCCCCGCCTTTCACCCACCCTAGCTGGCGTTGACTACTTAGGTCCAATCCAAACCGTCATGGTAGAAAGACAGAGAAACGCTATGGAGTCCTTTTCACATGTTTGACGACCCGAGCAGTTCATTTGGAGGTAGCGCATTCCCTGGATGCTGACTCATGCATCATGGCGATTCGAAGGATG includes these proteins:
- the LOC136895439 gene encoding uncharacterized protein; this translates as MLIQRVPTTDDLLNQKLQNWWRTDSFGTKYQLESPRTREDKRAIEILKSSVRHIGDRYEAGLLWKEKDVQLCDNRDVAEKRLKSTERSIKRDLALAERYSGIIKEYETEGYARKLTPAEAAMPSSKRWFLPHHPVLNPNKPGKVRMVMDAAAKKNGVSLNDNLLIGPDLLNSLTGVLMRFREQRVAIAADIGAMLHQVLVIEEDQPALSFLWRELDINRAPDVYQMSVLIFGAASSPSTANYVLHRTAEDNREDPAFSQEAINAVSKNFYMDDFLKSVNDVTTASLIQQEMTSFLACGGFRLTKWSSSSREVLSRIPSHELACPTLNLDLENLPMERTLGMKWNTESHCLCFSVRLGQSVLTKRGVQSRVSSVFDPLGVLSPYLFLAKSLIQTLWRKRKHVDEPLDPGDLVVWEKWSADLSSLQEFQLPRWTSIDKPSDALVQLHHFGDASEKGFGAVCYIRYTFPDGRIHVSFVIAKNRVAPLKQLSIPRLELQAALLAARLADTVKRELDLHISDTIFSSDSKTVLSYISNESRRFHTFVANIVSEIQDSSESSQWRYVPTHLNPADDCTRGLHASEITRKCRWITGPSFLRQTEDTWPKEIAPLLEDDIEVKKTVWTGLLEENGNSIPVPAKFSSWIRYRRVVAWILRFVQNTRLHRNERILTSLKVREIRQAEEVLIKRAQSESFPEDIEYLKSKKGLPSRSRLLPLRPFLSADRFLRVGGRLRKSPLPESARNPIILDPSHAVTSLIIAHYLQRLYCSEVEHVLNELRQKYWILKGLRAVMKVSSSCVLCRLRRSRPCPPVMANLPEARLGYEAPPFTHPSWR